Proteins encoded by one window of Cannabis sativa cultivar Pink pepper isolate KNU-18-1 chromosome 4, ASM2916894v1, whole genome shotgun sequence:
- the LOC115713560 gene encoding CASP-like protein 4D1, which yields MGRNNKSTTIHLAPLILALRIVALLLFVGSIVVLLLDTYKLSDGDKTTFKDVNSYRYVIGTAAIGAAYLIVQLPFAIYYGWKGKRLIPGKVLAELDFYGDKLVSLLAASGVGAGFATTFELKDFVPDAMDTLILFGESAGIGADFIGLLQEERNKITCFLNKGYIASGILLAACVFIIIVSVLSSINRTN from the exons atggggCGTAACAATAAATCCACAACTATTCATTTGGCTCCCTTGATTCTTGCCTTGAGGATTGTTGCACTCTTATTATTTGTTGGTTCGATTGTTGTGCTTCTTCTCGACACCTACAAACTCAGTGATGGAGATAAAACCACTTTCAAGGATGTTAACTCGTACAG atATGTGATTGGGACAGCAGCCATTGGAGCAGCGTACCTGATAGTGCAGCTTCCATTTGCAATATATTATGGGTGGAAGGGGAAGAGGTTGATACCGGGGAAAGTGTTGGCGGAGTTGGATTTCTACGGAGACAAGTTGGTGAGTTTGTTGGCGGCGTCGGGGGTGGGAGCCGGCTTCGCTACCACTTTTGAGCTTAAGGATTTCGTTCCTGATGCTATGGACACTCTTATATTGTTTGGGGAATCAGCTGGCATTGGTGCTGATTTTATTGGTTTATTACAAGAAGAAAGAAATAAGATAACTTGTTTTCTTAATAAGGGCTACATTGCCTCTGGAATACTCCTCGCCGCTTGTGTTTTCATCATCATTGTTTCTGTGCTTTCTTCAATCAACCGAACCAATTAA